In a genomic window of Rhododendron vialii isolate Sample 1 chromosome 12a, ASM3025357v1:
- the LOC131310766 gene encoding protein LONGIFOLIA 1 isoform X1, with the protein MAAKLLYALTDENPDLQTEIGCMNGIFQRFDHQHVVPGRRSVSEQIPQRHTSGGSHWYNDTYQPESNHIYQYPTTKEKYSNKNANEKQRLSMESSRASIMSSSRSSSFSSLDYRIAQPESLPFDQTMFPETPSRYPTMSQSSTSPRMGRRSLDLRDVVKESMYREARGISVKTTDKEELSDRVVRKDKDSPRLLQHSKSFGGTQNHPADLKESVRALAKLRESPWYVNEIGDRSRPSFESADGSIFSAPKDSPRFSYDGRDLNRFSFESRDEFKSAPKLKELPRLSLDSREGSMHSFNSDSKSSFLLKNSVKEGGNSKRPPSVIAKLMGLETLPYQSFDSDNKIGLIKTTPVESPDPFLRSSRVSNSPQSFWNEPASPRWKNPDSVMKPISSSRVPLEPAPWKQLERSRGSEKPASRSVKSPTRASDSFTSVYSQIDKRLKDLEFNESGKDLRALKQILQSMQAKGLLDTGRQDQDSIFATQTSPRVNAGMVNQQKPHDHRVTNSTERGFTFLKNIELPIVIMKPAKLVEKHGIPASSVIAMDGLSGLSKLRGGDYAHGRKGSIITSHTPKEQVLQTGGRGNGVSSTDTKKTNNRNSKSAQSSTQSQHLSKENSTSLVKTSGSVSPRLDQKKLELEKRSRPPISPDSSKSRRQPNKQQPESSSPGGKRRPRSVNLQQNDDQSSEISCETRYLSYEEDVISMGPDGIIGSDSGTDTEVTISEQCAETKAKHEVNGLVQKKLAPRLIEDGALAEFPIVATENPSPVSVLDDTVYGDDALSPIKQISGSFKDGDTMNYNDDCSRDPWSPEDNLMSNSSNFGLKSGIDRMKLQNIANLVQKLRQLNSSHNEANTDYIASLCENTNPDHRYVSEILLASGLLLRDLNSSLTTFQLHPSGDHINPELFLVLEQTRSSSLPKEESNIKNFAHLKHEKEKFHRKLIFDAVNEILIEKFPSVGGSAEPWLRRNKLARKSLTAQKLLKELCSEIENFQEKKSGCGLEDGNDGLKSILCGDLMHGSENWTDFRGEISGMALDVERLIFKDLIGEIVNEAAAGLRTNPGRHRRRLFE; encoded by the exons ATGGCTGCAAAACTCTTATATGCGTTGACCGATGAAAACCCAGATTTGCAAACCGAAATAGGATGCATGAACGGGATCTTTCAAAGGTTTGATCATCAACATGTCGTTCCTGGTAGGCGCAGCGTCAGTGAACAAATCCCCCAGAGGCACACTTCTG GTGGTTCCCACTGGTACAATGACACTTATCAACCAGAATCTAATCACATATATCAGTACCCAACCACAAAG GAGAAGtattcaaacaaaaatgcaaACGAGAAACAAAGACTCTCAATGGAATCATCCCGAGCCTCTATCATGTCCTCCTCTCGTTCATCGTCCTTCTCTTCCCTCGACTACAGAATAGCTCAACCGGAATCCTTACCCTTTGACCAAACCATGTTCCCCGAAACTCCTTCAAGATACCCCACAATGAGCCAATCGAGCACCTCTCCAAGGATGGGACGCCGATCCCTTGATCTTCGCGATGTCGTCAAGGAGTCCATGTACAGAGAAGCAAGGGGCATATCAGTTAAAACCACAGACAAAGAGGAGCTGTCTGATCGTGTGGTGAGAAAGGATAAAGACTCCCCAAGGCTTCTGCAGCATTCCAAATCCTTCGGTGGAACGCAAAATCATCCCGCCGATCTCAAGGAGTCTGTAAGGGCTCTTGCTAAACTGAGAGAATCACCTTGGTATGTCAATGAAATTGGAGACCGTTCAAGACCATCATTTGAATCGGCGGATGGGTCAATATTTTCAGCTCCAAAAGATTCCCCTAGGTTTTCTTACGATGGAAGGGACCTAAACCGGTTTTCCTTTGAATCAAGGGACGAATTCAAATCAGCGCCAAAGCTTAAAGAGCTTCCGAGATTATCATTGGATAGTAGAGAGGGTTCAATGCATAGTTTCAACTCTGATTCAAAATCaagcttccttttgaaaaaTTCGGTCAAGGAAGGTGGCAACTCCAAACGACCTCCTAGTGTTATTGCAAAACTGATGGGCTTGGAAACGCTACCGTATCAGTCCTTCGATAGTGATAATAAGATAGGATTGATCAAAACAACCCCTGTTGAGAGTCCTGACCCCTTTTTGAGGTCATCACGAGTGTCCAATTCTCCACAGAGCTTTTGGAACGAACCGGCTTCGCCACGTTGGAAGAATCCAGACTCAGTTATGAAACCCATTTCAAGTTCGAGGGTCCCACTTGAGCCAGCACCGTGGAAGCAATTAGAAAGGAGCCGGGGTTCTGAGAAGCCTGCTTCTAGGAGTGTGAAATCTCCAACAAGGGCTAGTGACTCCTTTACTTCTGTTTATAGTCAAATTGATAAAAGGTTGAAGGATCTTGAGTTCAATGAATCGGGAAAGGATCTCAGAGCTCTTAAACAGATACTACAATCAATGCAGGCAAAGGGGCTCTTAGATACCGGACGACAAGATCAAGATTCTATCTTTGCAACTCAAACAAGTCCGCGTGTAAATGCTGGAATGGTAAACCAACAGAAGCCACATGATCATCGTGTTACTAATTCAACAGAAAGGGGCTTTACTTTTTTGAAGAACATTGAATTACCAATCGTGATTATGAAACCAGCGAAACTTGTGGAGAAACACGGTATTCCTGCTTCTTCAGTAATCGCGATGGATGGCTTATCTGGTCTCTCTAAACTCAGGGGTGGTGACTATGCACATGGCAGGAAGGGTTCCATTATTACTAGCCATACACCTAAAGAACAGGTTCTGCAAACCGGTGGCAGAGGAAATGGAGTCAGTTCAACTGATACCAAGAAAACCAATAACAGAAATTCAAAATCAGCACAAAGTTCAACACAGTCTCAACATTTATCGAAAGAGAACAGCACAAGTTTGGTGAAGACCTCAGGATCCGTGAGCCCAAGATTGGATCAGAAGAAGCTTGAGTTGGAGAAGCGGTCTAGGCCGCCTATCTCACCTGATTCCAGCAAATCAAGAAGGCAACCCAACAAGCAGCAACCGGAGTCCAGTTCTCCGGGAGGAAAACGTAGGCCACGATCAGTGAATTTGCAGCAAAATGATGACCAATCGAGTGAAATCAGCTGCGAAACTAGGTATCTCAGTTATGAAGAGGACGTAATTTCTATGGGACCGGATGGAATTATTGGGTCAGACTCAGGGACGGATACAGAAGTCACCATTTCAGAGCAATGTGCAGAGACGAAAGCCAAGCATGAAGTTAATGGTTTGGTACAAAAG AAATTAGCTCCAAGGTTGATCGAAGATGGAGCATTGGCGGAATTTCCTATAGTTGCTACTGAGAATCCTAGTCCTGTCTCTGTTCTTGACGACACAGTGTATGGGGATGATGCGCTGTCCCCCATTAAACAGATATCGGGCTCTTTCAAAG ATGGCGACACTATGAATTATAATGACGACTGCAGTAGAGACCCATGGAGTCCAGAAGATAATCTCATGTCCAATAGCTCCAATTTTGGTCTCAAGTCAGGAATTGATCGCATGAAATTGCAGAACATTGCGAACTTGGTGCAGAAGCTTAGACAATTGAACTCAAGCCACAATGAAGCCAACACTGATTATATCGCCTCTCTCTGTGAAAACACAAACCCAGATCACCGATACGTATCTGAGATATTATTAGCTTCCGGTCTTCTCCTAAGGGACCTAAACTCTAGCCTGACAACATTTCAGCTTCACCCATCCGGTGACCATATAAACCCAGAGTTATTCTTAGTCTTGGAACAAACCAGGTCAAGCAGTTTACCAAAGGAAGAATCCAACATCAAAAACTTTGCTCATTTGAAGCACGAAAAAGAAAAGTTTCACCGAAAGCTCATATTTGATGCCGTTAATGAGATTCTCATAGAGAAGTTCCCTTCAGTCGGGGGTTCAGCCGAGCCATGGTTGAGGAGAAATAAACTCGCCAGGAAATCCCTGACCGCACAAAAGCTATTAAAGGAGTTGTGTTCAGAGATAGAAAATTTTCAAGAGAAGAAATCAGGTTGTGGGTTAGAAGATGGAAATGACGGTTTGAAAAGCATCTTGTGTGGGGATCTGATGCATGGCTCGGAGAATTGGACTGATTTTCGCGGTGAGATCTCTGGGATGGCGTTGGATGTGGAGCGTTTAATCTTTAAGGATTTGATTGGTGAGATTGTTAATGAGGCGGCCGCTGGTTTGAGAACTAATCCGGGTAGGCATCGCAGGCGGCTTTTTGAATAG
- the LOC131310766 gene encoding protein LONGIFOLIA 1 isoform X2 has translation MAAKLLYALTDENPDLQTEIGCMNGIFQRFDHQHVVPGRRSVSEQIPQRHTSGYQPESNHIYQYPTTKEKYSNKNANEKQRLSMESSRASIMSSSRSSSFSSLDYRIAQPESLPFDQTMFPETPSRYPTMSQSSTSPRMGRRSLDLRDVVKESMYREARGISVKTTDKEELSDRVVRKDKDSPRLLQHSKSFGGTQNHPADLKESVRALAKLRESPWYVNEIGDRSRPSFESADGSIFSAPKDSPRFSYDGRDLNRFSFESRDEFKSAPKLKELPRLSLDSREGSMHSFNSDSKSSFLLKNSVKEGGNSKRPPSVIAKLMGLETLPYQSFDSDNKIGLIKTTPVESPDPFLRSSRVSNSPQSFWNEPASPRWKNPDSVMKPISSSRVPLEPAPWKQLERSRGSEKPASRSVKSPTRASDSFTSVYSQIDKRLKDLEFNESGKDLRALKQILQSMQAKGLLDTGRQDQDSIFATQTSPRVNAGMVNQQKPHDHRVTNSTERGFTFLKNIELPIVIMKPAKLVEKHGIPASSVIAMDGLSGLSKLRGGDYAHGRKGSIITSHTPKEQVLQTGGRGNGVSSTDTKKTNNRNSKSAQSSTQSQHLSKENSTSLVKTSGSVSPRLDQKKLELEKRSRPPISPDSSKSRRQPNKQQPESSSPGGKRRPRSVNLQQNDDQSSEISCETRYLSYEEDVISMGPDGIIGSDSGTDTEVTISEQCAETKAKHEVNGLVQKKLAPRLIEDGALAEFPIVATENPSPVSVLDDTVYGDDALSPIKQISGSFKDGDTMNYNDDCSRDPWSPEDNLMSNSSNFGLKSGIDRMKLQNIANLVQKLRQLNSSHNEANTDYIASLCENTNPDHRYVSEILLASGLLLRDLNSSLTTFQLHPSGDHINPELFLVLEQTRSSSLPKEESNIKNFAHLKHEKEKFHRKLIFDAVNEILIEKFPSVGGSAEPWLRRNKLARKSLTAQKLLKELCSEIENFQEKKSGCGLEDGNDGLKSILCGDLMHGSENWTDFRGEISGMALDVERLIFKDLIGEIVNEAAAGLRTNPGRHRRRLFE, from the exons ATGGCTGCAAAACTCTTATATGCGTTGACCGATGAAAACCCAGATTTGCAAACCGAAATAGGATGCATGAACGGGATCTTTCAAAGGTTTGATCATCAACATGTCGTTCCTGGTAGGCGCAGCGTCAGTGAACAAATCCCCCAGAGGCACACTTCTGGT TATCAACCAGAATCTAATCACATATATCAGTACCCAACCACAAAG GAGAAGtattcaaacaaaaatgcaaACGAGAAACAAAGACTCTCAATGGAATCATCCCGAGCCTCTATCATGTCCTCCTCTCGTTCATCGTCCTTCTCTTCCCTCGACTACAGAATAGCTCAACCGGAATCCTTACCCTTTGACCAAACCATGTTCCCCGAAACTCCTTCAAGATACCCCACAATGAGCCAATCGAGCACCTCTCCAAGGATGGGACGCCGATCCCTTGATCTTCGCGATGTCGTCAAGGAGTCCATGTACAGAGAAGCAAGGGGCATATCAGTTAAAACCACAGACAAAGAGGAGCTGTCTGATCGTGTGGTGAGAAAGGATAAAGACTCCCCAAGGCTTCTGCAGCATTCCAAATCCTTCGGTGGAACGCAAAATCATCCCGCCGATCTCAAGGAGTCTGTAAGGGCTCTTGCTAAACTGAGAGAATCACCTTGGTATGTCAATGAAATTGGAGACCGTTCAAGACCATCATTTGAATCGGCGGATGGGTCAATATTTTCAGCTCCAAAAGATTCCCCTAGGTTTTCTTACGATGGAAGGGACCTAAACCGGTTTTCCTTTGAATCAAGGGACGAATTCAAATCAGCGCCAAAGCTTAAAGAGCTTCCGAGATTATCATTGGATAGTAGAGAGGGTTCAATGCATAGTTTCAACTCTGATTCAAAATCaagcttccttttgaaaaaTTCGGTCAAGGAAGGTGGCAACTCCAAACGACCTCCTAGTGTTATTGCAAAACTGATGGGCTTGGAAACGCTACCGTATCAGTCCTTCGATAGTGATAATAAGATAGGATTGATCAAAACAACCCCTGTTGAGAGTCCTGACCCCTTTTTGAGGTCATCACGAGTGTCCAATTCTCCACAGAGCTTTTGGAACGAACCGGCTTCGCCACGTTGGAAGAATCCAGACTCAGTTATGAAACCCATTTCAAGTTCGAGGGTCCCACTTGAGCCAGCACCGTGGAAGCAATTAGAAAGGAGCCGGGGTTCTGAGAAGCCTGCTTCTAGGAGTGTGAAATCTCCAACAAGGGCTAGTGACTCCTTTACTTCTGTTTATAGTCAAATTGATAAAAGGTTGAAGGATCTTGAGTTCAATGAATCGGGAAAGGATCTCAGAGCTCTTAAACAGATACTACAATCAATGCAGGCAAAGGGGCTCTTAGATACCGGACGACAAGATCAAGATTCTATCTTTGCAACTCAAACAAGTCCGCGTGTAAATGCTGGAATGGTAAACCAACAGAAGCCACATGATCATCGTGTTACTAATTCAACAGAAAGGGGCTTTACTTTTTTGAAGAACATTGAATTACCAATCGTGATTATGAAACCAGCGAAACTTGTGGAGAAACACGGTATTCCTGCTTCTTCAGTAATCGCGATGGATGGCTTATCTGGTCTCTCTAAACTCAGGGGTGGTGACTATGCACATGGCAGGAAGGGTTCCATTATTACTAGCCATACACCTAAAGAACAGGTTCTGCAAACCGGTGGCAGAGGAAATGGAGTCAGTTCAACTGATACCAAGAAAACCAATAACAGAAATTCAAAATCAGCACAAAGTTCAACACAGTCTCAACATTTATCGAAAGAGAACAGCACAAGTTTGGTGAAGACCTCAGGATCCGTGAGCCCAAGATTGGATCAGAAGAAGCTTGAGTTGGAGAAGCGGTCTAGGCCGCCTATCTCACCTGATTCCAGCAAATCAAGAAGGCAACCCAACAAGCAGCAACCGGAGTCCAGTTCTCCGGGAGGAAAACGTAGGCCACGATCAGTGAATTTGCAGCAAAATGATGACCAATCGAGTGAAATCAGCTGCGAAACTAGGTATCTCAGTTATGAAGAGGACGTAATTTCTATGGGACCGGATGGAATTATTGGGTCAGACTCAGGGACGGATACAGAAGTCACCATTTCAGAGCAATGTGCAGAGACGAAAGCCAAGCATGAAGTTAATGGTTTGGTACAAAAG AAATTAGCTCCAAGGTTGATCGAAGATGGAGCATTGGCGGAATTTCCTATAGTTGCTACTGAGAATCCTAGTCCTGTCTCTGTTCTTGACGACACAGTGTATGGGGATGATGCGCTGTCCCCCATTAAACAGATATCGGGCTCTTTCAAAG ATGGCGACACTATGAATTATAATGACGACTGCAGTAGAGACCCATGGAGTCCAGAAGATAATCTCATGTCCAATAGCTCCAATTTTGGTCTCAAGTCAGGAATTGATCGCATGAAATTGCAGAACATTGCGAACTTGGTGCAGAAGCTTAGACAATTGAACTCAAGCCACAATGAAGCCAACACTGATTATATCGCCTCTCTCTGTGAAAACACAAACCCAGATCACCGATACGTATCTGAGATATTATTAGCTTCCGGTCTTCTCCTAAGGGACCTAAACTCTAGCCTGACAACATTTCAGCTTCACCCATCCGGTGACCATATAAACCCAGAGTTATTCTTAGTCTTGGAACAAACCAGGTCAAGCAGTTTACCAAAGGAAGAATCCAACATCAAAAACTTTGCTCATTTGAAGCACGAAAAAGAAAAGTTTCACCGAAAGCTCATATTTGATGCCGTTAATGAGATTCTCATAGAGAAGTTCCCTTCAGTCGGGGGTTCAGCCGAGCCATGGTTGAGGAGAAATAAACTCGCCAGGAAATCCCTGACCGCACAAAAGCTATTAAAGGAGTTGTGTTCAGAGATAGAAAATTTTCAAGAGAAGAAATCAGGTTGTGGGTTAGAAGATGGAAATGACGGTTTGAAAAGCATCTTGTGTGGGGATCTGATGCATGGCTCGGAGAATTGGACTGATTTTCGCGGTGAGATCTCTGGGATGGCGTTGGATGTGGAGCGTTTAATCTTTAAGGATTTGATTGGTGAGATTGTTAATGAGGCGGCCGCTGGTTTGAGAACTAATCCGGGTAGGCATCGCAGGCGGCTTTTTGAATAG